GCATCTAGATGTTGAACTCCGCGATCAACCGCAGTGGCGATCCACTCCAAGAATCTGTTGGTACATACATGTTGGACATGGGCTTCGCCCCACCAACATGTTTAAGAGCCCAACACATTGAAATCAGCAACAAGGAAGGAAGGAAGAAAAGATCGGCCCATTAAAGATAAAAGAGCCCAGCATCAGACGAAGCCCGCCTCGAGGAAGCTGTTGATCAAGAGAAAGTCCCACATCGAGAAGAAAACTGTACTATAGACTGTCCTTGCAGTACTATAAATACTGACAAAGGAATGTCAGAAGCGGGGACCGAAAAATGGGCAGAGAAAAGCAATAGAAACTTCTAATTCAGATTCAAAAGCATAAGTCTAGTTTTGACTTGCAAAGTTTGTATTTACGTAAGTTTAGGCTCGGCTGTGGAAACACCTTGTAAACAGCCGAACTTCAAGGATATCAATAAAGATCTTCCTTAAGGCTCGTCATTTCATTCTCCGGTTTGGAGGTTCGGTTTTATACTCCAACAATTGGCGCGCCAGGTAGGGGTCTACCacaagaaaaggagaagagaaagccGAGGAAGATCTACGAGAAGGAAGGATGCCGGGAAGCGAACATGAAAGCGACCGTGGGGAGTTCGTCGAAGACACCCCAGACAGGATTCAGCAGGTCGTCATAGCTCCAATAGGAGGTGAACATGGAAAAGACGCGACGAACCCGATCGAAGTCAATCCTGTGGAGAACGAACCAGTACTCAACACACCAACACCGACCGTAGGGTTAGAGCCGGGAGTACAAGGAAGGGAAGGACGTCCAACCCGAACTCCACCAGCATGGCCGGATGACCCAGGAGCTTTGATGCGTAGCATTTTGGCGCAAATTCAAGCTCAGGATCGAAAGAATGCCGAACGGTTCGACGTTCTCACTAACGCATACACGGACCTTCGAGGTCAACCAACAGCTCGACATTCAGAAGGATTCGCAAGCGCCATGCGCCGAGCAAATAACACAAGGCCGAGTGGTCTAAATGCCGTTGGACGTAGATATCAAGAGCGATCTCAGAACGAGGGAATCCAGGAGCTGAGAAGTACGATCCAAGCGATGTCCCAAAAAGTTCATCAGGCGACCAGTTCCGCTCCTGAGTTAGAACAGATCCTggaaaaaacccaaaagacaCCTTTTGCCGCACATATCAGCAACGTCCCAGTTCGGCATGATAACAAGATAGTGTTAAAAAGTTACGAAGGTAACACGGATCCACAACAATTTTTATCGGCTTTCAGCGTCGCCACACAAAGGGCCCATTTCCATCCGAGCGAAGCTGAGGCCGACAAATGTCACTTATTTTCCGAACATCTTACGGGCGCGGCCTTGAATTGGTTCTCCGACCTACCTGCTAATTCAATAGGAAGTTTCTTGGAACTTTCAATCGCCTTCCTGAAGCATTATTCCATGTACATTGAACGCGGCACGACACACGCAGACCTTTGGACTATGGCCCAAGGCCCGAAGGAACCGCTTCGCACCTTTATTGACAGGTTTAAGGCAGTCGTCTCTCGCATCGCCGTCCCGGATGAGGCGGCCATCTCGGCATTACGCAATACCGTGTGGCACGAGTCGCGTTTTCGCGATGATTTGTTGCTAAATCGGCCGGTGTATCTAGAAGACGCCCTCCACAAGGCAACGCGCTATATcgaaatggaagaagaaaagctggCCTTCAGCAAGAAACATACTTCTAACAAAcagtcaaaagaaaaagttcaGGATGATTATTACGAACCCCGTCAACACTATAACCAGGAGTACCGGCAGAAGACCGAAAGGAAGGCTGCATCGTATCTCGTAAGCGAGGCAGACCCAGTGGCTCAGCCAGCCAACCTTGAAAAGGCTCGGCGAACAGATAAAGAGGGGGGTTTGGACCAATATTGCGATTTCCACAAGCGATCTGGCCATTCCACCGCCGCATGTCGGCACTTACAAAGCATTCTATTAAACAAGTACAAGAAGGGCGACATCGAGGTTCAGCATAGACAATACAAAGGCCACAACAACACCTACGCGGCACGAGGAGGCCGAGGTGGCAATAATGTATTTCACCGTTTAGGCCCACACACCGGCCGGCAGCAAGAAGCACCACCAATCAATGAGGAAGAATGTCATCCAGACATGGAACCCCCCAAACGAAACCGAGAAAAcgatcaacaacaacataacGACGCACCAGTTCCCCGCCGAAGGGTTAACATGATTATGGGAGGCCTAACTGCTTGCCGTGACTCTGTACGATCAATCAAGGAATACGTTAAGTCAGGAGCCGCCACTTTATGGTCGTCACCTACGGCAAAGGAGATGGTCCCCCTAACCTTCACCTCGGAAGACCTTCTCGGCGTAGATCTGCCGCACAATGATCCGTTGGTAATCGAGCTCCACATTGGAGAAAGTGAAGTCACTCGAATCTTAATCGATACGGGAAGTTCAGTAAACGTTATATTCAAAGACGTCCTGCACAAAATGGAAGTCCATGAACGTCACATTAAGCCATCAGTCCGCCCCTTAACAGGCTTCGACGGGAACACAATGATGACGAACGGAACAATTAAATTGCCGATCTATCTGGGAGGGACGGCAACTTGGCATAAGTTCGTAGTCGTGGATAAGCCAGCAATCTACAACATAATCCTGGGCACACTGTGGATTCACGACATGCAGGCGATTCCTTCGTCATATCATCAGTGCATCAAAATTCCAACAAGCGTCGGCATCGAAACCATAAGGGGAAACCAAAACTTAGCTCGTACGTGCTTTTTAATTGAATGCAAACTTCGAAAGGAGCTCGACTTATAGCAATTAAAGGACGCCGAACCCAAGGAATCTGCCGAACCATCCACTAAAAAGCGAGCTTCCGAAGCCAGCAGTGATGAGCCCGCATCTAAGaaaagaacagaagaagaaaattctcCTACCAGAGAATTGGTAGTTCAAGTTAACATCGATGACTCAAACGCAGAGCGGTGTGTGGGGATCGGCGTTGATCTTGCTGAAGATATAAAGACCGAGCTCATAACATTTCTTAAGAGAAACGTCACAACGTTCGCCTGGTCAATAGACGACATGGTCGGCATAGATCCCGAGGTTGCTTGCCATGAATTAAACGTTGACCCAACCTTCAAgccaattaaacaaaaacgaCGAAAGCTCGGCCCGGAGCGCTCAAAAGCTGTTAACGATGAAGTTGATAAACTCCTCGGCGCTGGTTCCATTGTCGAAGTTAAGTACCCTGAATGGCTGGCAAACCCCGTTGTCgtaaaaaagaagaacggAAAGTGGAGGGTTTGCATCGATTTCACGGACCTCAACAAAGCATGCCTAAAGATAGTTTTCCGCTCCCCCATATTGATCGGATGGTTGAAGCCACGACCGGCAACGAGTTACTATCATTCATGGATGCTTTTTCTGGGTATAACCAAATACCGATGCATAAAGACGACCAGGAAAAAACATCTTTTATTACAGACAGAGGGACGTACTGCTACAAGGTTATGCCGTTCGGACTAAATAACGCCGGGGCTCGCTATCAGCGATTGGTAAACCAAATGTTCGCCCCTCAGCTAGGAAAGACAATGGAGGTTTACATTGATGATATGTTGGTCAAATCGAAAAAATCCGCAGATCACATTGAGCACCTAACAGCCTGCTTCGAAACGTTGAACAAATATAACATGAAATTGAATCCGGCTAAATGTTCATTCGGTGTAACGTCCGGCGAGTTCCTCGGATATATTGTTACAAAGCGCGGCATTGAAGCAAACCCAAAACAAATACGAGCAATCCTAGATCTCAAGTCGCCGtgcaacaaaaaagaagtCCAGAGATTGACAGGGAGAATAGCAGCGTTAAACAGATTCATCGCGCGGTCCACAGACAAAAGTTTGCCGTTCTACCAACTACTAAGGTCGGCAAATAAGACATTCGAATGGACAAACGAATGTGAAGACGCTTTCAGTGAACTCAAGCGGTATTTGTCAACTCCCCCGGTGTTATCAAAACCCGAAGAAGGCGAGCCCTTATACCTATACATTGCAGTATCAAGTTCCGCGGTCAGTGGAGTAATTGTTAGGGAAGACCGAGGAGAGCAGAAGCCAAGATAATCTTGGACGGACTTAAGAAGCGACTCGAGGCAAAAAAGGGAACCTGGGCAGACGAGCTTGATGGAGTCCTTTGGTCACACAGAACAACTCCTCGGCGTTCAACGAGCGCAACACCCTTTTCTTTGACATACGGAATTGAAGCCATGGCACCCGCAGAAGTAAGCGTCGGCAGTTTACGCAGAACTATGCTCGTCAATAACCCACAACTCAATAACCGAATGCTCTTAAGTAACATTGACGACGCAGAAGAACTTCGCGATAGCGCCCTCCTTagaatacaaaattatcagCAAGCCGCCGCTCGGCATTATAACACCAAAGTAAAGCCTCGATCCTTCACAGTCGGCGATTTGGTCCTCTGCAAAGTCTATGAAAACACAGCCGAGCTTAATGCAGGAAAACTCGGCGCTAAATGGGAAGGCCCTTATCTAGTATCCAGAGTGGTACGCAGTGGCGTTTACGAACTACTCACCATGGCCGGCGAAAACATTCCTCGATCTTGGAACGCCCACAATCTGAAGAAGTATCAttcctgaagaagaagttaccCTACAAACCTCTGTTTATCCACCTTTGAATAAGACTTATGTACAACAACATACCATGTGAACTACGATCGGCTTGATCCCCTCTGAAGGAGGGGTACGTAGGCAACCCACTCTCGGGTGCAGCTGTcctttgtaaataaaaaaaaatggactCCTTACCTCAAGGAGACACCGTTCAAAACGGGCGAACATTTTAAAGCCGGGCCCAGAATTCATTTTCGAATGATTTCCCGCAAAACTTTGCTCGAATGATGGAAAAAGTTTAGCCAATCTCAGGTTGCATAAACATCAATTCAAAGCAAAAAGGGGTAAGCCGGGCACCAGATGGCAAGATAAGCCACCCGCACCAAAAGAGAGTCCAGTATGTCCGTCGCTCCAGTGCAACGCGTTTTAGCGTCACCCGCAATAATAAGGGTCGGTAGAAGACGTTCTGCGACCCATTAAGCGAAAAAGACTCAAAGCTGAAACACAAAAGGTTTTGCAAAGGGAAACCAGATTTTTCATTAATAGGATAAAAGGTGCAAACAACGTCCGGCGAagcagataaaaaaaaacaacaaacaacttaaaacaacataaacaaaagaaacaaaaggaagcagAGTAACAATCAGGGCCCTCTCGACGAGCTAGCCTCATCCTCGCGAAGTTTAGCACGACAGTACGCCCTCAGAAAAGGCGGCAGTGGGTTCAACTTGCCCAGTCCGAAGCGTTCCCAGTCCTTGGGATCGGCCTCCAACCTCCTCATTCCAAGCTCCATTTCCTGCATCATGCGGAGGAGCTTAGCATGGCGGCGGCAGTAAGCTCGGAGTTGCCCCTCCAACTGCAGAAAACCACCATCTAAAAAATTCAGGATTCAGGAAAAAGCAAGACATGAAGAAAGATTCTTTAAATTAACTCACCGTGCGAAACCAGTATCGGAATCGCGCCGCCTCTTCaggatgaagatgacgaagaagatcCGCCGGGTACTTCACACTGCCGGGAACAAAATCACGACCGACGGGAGTGAATGACGGCGAGGCGGCGATCACTGGAGGCCTCCTCCAGGGGTATAGCGGTTCGCCGACTGGAAGCGCCGGGCGGCGAATCACGCGATCTTCCACTACGCGGATCGGAGAAGGTGAACGGTCACGACGGGGACACCCGAAATAACCACGGTTCGACGTCGACGAGGAATCAGGCTCATCATCGGAATCTGACGACGTACCTCGAGAGACCTGAGAACCTGACATAGTCAAGAATATTCTAAGAAAATTTTTAGTTTCAGAGGAAAGGCGAAGAGAAATCGTTGGAGGTGAAGAACACTCATCTCCGAGAAGTTCCTTTTATAGAGTCCGAGCAATGATTGATTCCTTGGACGAGGCGCCTCATTGACTCCTTGCAGTGAACCGTCGCTTCGGTTGGCGTGACACGCTATaatgattaaaaagaaaacggAACAGAACACGGCAACATTTAAAACGGTACAATCACAAGCACAAATAGCAAAAAAACCGCATTCATTAATGCACAGGAGGGTACGAATTATTCAAGAAAGGGAAGGAGAAATGATGAAAGGACAAAGTTCAACAAAAGCCCCAAGAAAAAATAGGGCCCATAGTCAAAAAGAGACGAGCATACATCAGGCTCGCAAAAGACAAGagcaaaagaacaaaacgCCAACTCAAGGCTCGGCATTCGAAGCTAGTACGGAACTGTCCCCAATGGTTGGCGCAGTCTCGGCATGTGAAGCAGGAACGGGGCCGTCTTCAGTAGTAATCACGGCCGCTGGCTCATCATCAGAGATCGTCACAATCGCCTTCTTAACTCCCGCAGAAACCAAAGCAGCGAGTTTAGGATCGGTGAAGAACTCGGTTATGGGATCAATCTCGCAAGCTGCCAGGACCCCGAGGTTCGAGCCAAATTGGTTAATCCAGAAGGGAGACTCC
This sequence is a window from Arabidopsis thaliana chromosome 1 sequence. Protein-coding genes within it:
- a CDS encoding uncharacterized protein (unknown protein; FUNCTIONS IN: molecular_function unknown; INVOLVED IN: biological_process unknown; LOCATED IN: chloroplast; BEST Arabidopsis thaliana protein match is: unknown protein (TAIR:AT5G38190.1); Has 14 Blast hits to 14 proteins in 2 species: Archae - 0; Bacteria - 0; Metazoa - 0; Fungi - 0; Plants - 14; Viruses - 0; Other Eukaryotes - 0 (source: NCBI BLink).) — encoded protein: MSGSQVSRGTSSDSDDEPDSSSTSNRGYFGCPRRDRSPSPIRVVEDRVIRRPALPVGEPLYPWRRPPVIAASPSFTPVGRDFVPGSVKYPADLLRHLHPEEAARFRYWFRTLEGQLRAYCRRHAKLLRMMQEMELGMRRLEADPKDWERFGLGKLNPLPPFLRAYCRAKLREDEASSSRGP